A DNA window from Brassica napus cultivar Da-Ae chromosome C1, Da-Ae, whole genome shotgun sequence contains the following coding sequences:
- the LOC106433215 gene encoding meiosis-specific protein ASY2-like — translation MKPCHGEVGLSSSSFGSSSSLVPNLSSVVSSMPSGGKVACEQLSLLVRKMELADGRKSWSEIAESVIAVELSTLTGSEAEDRVSASLIEEGTGFLFDEHGTNLAVEPGVEGSGLVLTTPLIVPSSSSLTKKTMLETIQEHEQMRLANFSQTKESSSETTSSSDDDSSYSSSRSEKSVDSAGVAGEYDDVSEDDKRDDDVESVGVEDDGALGSASDAWNGICDINVGEESDQGEYASDGDHAAVGDDEMGDRDGADGRSDFSGECDDSSDEQDSFSGEQSGVSGSLGVIVVDDGRDDTDGGGDRRADVTDILKKIKQESVAASLAGSLDAFGNSCGYGKKKKKRVRKARERPRSFEGPLVNHPDPSESFPSIVDEDTIKWISANCCRNGVIEVRIPGEDERPWTVPDGWLCVYDFWFTEYHLWFPLPRLLLAYCDEHLIALAQLTPAAIRNIVAALFTAADIGVHMSLNLFERIARITRCDKTDGAFYVSMRAGCGVVGERKRKTLCWIKKFFYVRIAPSSVPDVSDMSVPFRSSWNPYNGRHSVGVPLAPGDSECVEYFKETKARDWTVVRRSEVWRRIPFIDSACWRKMDFSEIPSLADCFAGGIDDASVDESGQCAAGVEPSASARSIVVGLTSTTVSVPSAGASGKEVVAGSGSVVAKRAAADRSSKDVPPSKSRKIVSSDVELPLVVESPAGEKASFEPFEHSFNGLASGCGDLFKLFQSPGGVDGLPFDQVRRGEWYKEFARHLAIATKFANKLVVNQDEELEEVKAELEKTKAELASIKDKVDSSEEMAALRGKYEAEKKVSSDALEEVEKLTAKIALEAGRVKKRQTADLERFKKEKEVAGRRYRRAVMRHDDVLATFNSRMEKVRRYVDNQKVVRTSMYGVNQIMAVLDAAKTWKKEAINIPDGKVKHLENELVRRKEKANSVVCVEFEPKELADIPSFDFTRPLSPVHPTLAAGVEDAAKARGREENRRREEASRRRVAERAGAASSAVRREGQVPSRP, via the exons ATGAAGCCGTGTCATGGTGAGGTGGGGCTGAGTTCGTCGTCTTTTGGTTCCAGCTCGTCTCTTGTTCCAAACTTATCTTCTGTTGTATCAAGCATGCCTTCGGGTGGGAAGGTTGCTTGTGAGCAGCTGTCTTTGTTAGTTCGTAAGATGGAGCTTGCTGATGGCCGCAAGTCGTGGTCGGAGATTGCCGAATCTGTCATTGCTGTTGAGTTAAGTACTCTTACTGGGAGTGAAGCAGAAGACAGGGTAAGCGCGAGTTTGATCGAGGAAGGGACCGGGTTTCTTTTTGATGAGCATGGGACTAATTTAGCGGTGGAGCCTGGTGTTGAGGGATCGGGGTTGGTTTTAACAACACCTCTTATTGTCCCTAGTTCGTCATCTTTGACGAAGAAGACTATGTTAGAAACCATCCAGGAGCATGAGCAGATGCGGCTGGCGAACTTTTCCCAAACTAAGGAGTCGTCGTCGGAAACTACAAGTTCCTCTGATGATGATAGTTCGTACTCGAGTTCTCGTAGTGAGAAGTCTGTGGATAGTGCTGGTGTTGCTGGTGAATATGATGACGTTTCTGAAGATGATAAACGAGATGATGACGTTGAAAGTGTTGGTGTTGAGGATGATGGTGCGCTGGGAAGCGCCAGTGATGCGTGGAATGGGATCTGTGACATTAATGTTGGTGAGGAAAGTGATCAAGGCGAGTATGCTAGTGATGGTGATCATGCTGCTGTCGGAGATGATGAGATGGGTGACCGAGATGGTGCAGATGGACGTAGTGATTTCAGTGGTGAATGTGATGATTCTAGTGATGAGCAGGATAGTTTTAGTGGTGAGCAAAGCGGTGTTAGTGGTAGTCTAGGAGTCATTGTTGTGGATGATGGGAGGGATGACACCGATGGAGGCGGTGATCGTCGAGCCGATGTTActgatattttgaaaaaaataaaacaagaaagcgtGGCTGCCTCCCTTGCTGGATCGCTTGATGCCTTTGGTAATTCTTGTGGTtatgggaagaagaagaaaaagagggtCAGGAAGGCGAGGGAAAGGCCTAGGAGTTTTGAAGGTCCTCTTGTTAATCATCCGGATCCATCGGAGTCATTTCCTTCTATTGTTGATGAGGATACGATTAAGTGGATCTCAGCCAACTGTTGCCGTAATGGTGTCATAGAGGTGCGTATTCCTGGCGAGGATGAACGTCCGTGGACGGTTCCGGATGGGTGGCTTTGTGTTTACGACTTCTGGTTCACCGAATATCATTTGTGGTTTCCTCTCCCGAGGTTGCTGCTGGCGTATTGTGATGAGCATCTTATTGCACTTGCTCAACTTACTCCTGCTGCTATTCGAAACATAGTTGCAGCTTTGTTCACAGCTGCGGATATTGGTGTTCACATGAGCCTAAACTTGTTTGAACGTATTGCGCGTATTACTCGGTGTGATAAGACGGACGGGGCTTTTTATGTGTCTATGAGGGCTGGCTGTGGTGTTGTTGGGGAGAGGAAGAGAAAAACGTTATGTTggattaaaaagtttttttatgtTCGAATCGCGCCTTCGTCGGTTCCTGATGTTTCTGATATGAGTGTCCCTTTTAGGAGTAGTTGGAATCCTTACAATG GTCGTCATTCAGTTGGTGTTCCTCTTGCTCCTGGTGATAGTGAGTGCGTGGAATACTTCAAGGAGACGAAGGCTCGGGACTGGACTGTGGTGAGGCGATCGGAGGTTTGGCGGCGCATCCCGTTTATTGACTCAG CTTGTTGGAGAAAGATGGATTTTAGCGAGATTCCGAGTTTGGCTGATTGCTTTGCTGGAGGTATTGATGATGCTTCTGTTGATGAGTCTGGTCAGTGTGCCGCTGGTGTGGAGCCTTCGGCATCTGCTCGTAGTATTGTTGTGGGTCTTACGAGTACGACAGTTTCTGTACCGTCCGCTGGTGCTTCTGGAAAGGAAGTTGTTGCGGGCAGTGGGAGTGTTGTGGCGAAAAGGGCTGCTGCTGATCGTTCATCAAAAGACGTGCCGCCTTCAAAGTCTCGTAAAATCGTGAGTTCTGATGTTGAGCTGCCTTTGGTGGTTGAGTCTCCTGCTGGGGAGAAGGCATCTTTTGAGCCGTTTGAACATTCGTTCAATGGTTTGGCTTCGGGATGTGGTGATCTTTTCAAGTTGTTTCAATCACCTGGTGGCGTTGATGGCTTGCCTTTTGATCAAGTTAGGCGCGGTGAGTGGTATAAGGAATTTGCTCGTCACTTGGCCATT gCTACAAAGTTTGCGAACAAATTGGTGGTCAATCAAGATGAAGAGCTTGAAGAGGTGAAGGCCGAGCTTGAAAAAACGAAGGCTGAGCTTGCTTCTATTAAGGATAAGGTTGACAGTTCCGAGGAAATGGCAGCTCTGCGCGGCAAGTATGAGGCTGAGAAGAAAGTGTCTTCAGATGCGTTGGAAGAAGTTGAAAAACTTACTGCAAAGATAGCTTTGGAAGCTGGGCGGGTGAAGAAACGTCAAACGGCCGACTTGGAGCGTTTTAAGAAGGAAAAGGAAGTGGCGGGCAGGAGGTATCGCAGGGCAGTAATGAGACATGATGACGTGCTTGCTACTTTCAATTCCCGTATGGAAAAGGTGCGGAGGTATGTGGATAATCAGAAGGTTGTTCGCACATCTATGTATGGAGTGAATCAGATCATGGCAGTGCTTGATGCTGCCAAAACTTGGAAGAAAGAGGCCATAAATATTCCTGATGGTAAGGTTAAGCATCTTGAGAATGAATTGGTCCGGAGGAAGGAGAAGGCAAACTCGGTTGTTTGTGTTGAGTTTGAACCCAAGGAACTGGCTGATATCCCTTCCTTTGATTTTACTCGTCCGCTCTCTCCTGTTCATCCGACTCTTGCTGCGGGGGTTGAAGATGCTGCTAAGGCAAGAGGGAGGGAGGAAAATCGTCGTCGTGAAGAAGCAAGTCGTCGTCGTGTGGCTGAGCGTGCTGGTGCTGCGTCTTCGGCTGTGAGGCGTGAAGGTCAGGTTCCTTCCCGTCCGTAG